A single Nicotiana tabacum cultivar K326 chromosome 5, ASM71507v2, whole genome shotgun sequence DNA region contains:
- the LOC107787627 gene encoding transcription factor MYB41-like — MGRYPCCKLDDNDLKKGPWTEDEDEKLIDYIKKYGHTNWQLIPRKAGLKRCGKSCRLRWNNYLRPDIKRGGFSHEEEEIIINLHSVLGNKWSRIAAHLPGRTDNEIKNFYNTHLKKKLLKLGIDPNTHKPISDLNSLLKFSNQFSSNSNHFVSLASTLRLQAHFTLLAKIQQLINSNLFSSIQGNILSNPNPLLFHESLKYESGQPQFLDSSLENFTTTIPCLDNTNSLSNDYSYISNSSEVPSGTSDKIEMIQRRLAQSFLCNDDMQKSRNSSNNFELCQANELNSNENQVEGVLARASTQGNCNFNQNFIPTFSELDDIAAWEIPQDDEEINTFWNTIFQ, encoded by the exons atGGGAAGGTATCCTTGTTGCAAATTAGAtgataatgatttgaagaaaggGCCATGGacagaagatgaagatgagaaatTGATTGATTATATAAAGAAATATGGTCACACAAATTGGCAATTAATTCCAAGAAAAGCAGGTTTAAAAAGATGTGGAAAGAGTTGCAGATTAAGGTGGAATAATTATCTTAGGCCTGATATTAAGAGAGGAGGATTTTCacatgaagaagaagaaattatcATTAATCTCCATTCTGTTCTTGGAAATAA GTGGTCAAGAATTGCAGCTCATCTTCCAGGAAGAACTGATAATGAAATCAAGAACTTCTATAACACACATTTAAAGAAAAAGCTTCTCAAATTAGGAATTGACCCCAACACACACAAACCAATATCTGATCTTAATTCCCTTCTAAAATTTTCTAATCAATTTAGCTCTAACTCCAACCATTTTGTTTCTTTAGCATCTACCCTTAGATTACAAGCACATTTTACTTTACTAGCCAAAATCCAACAACTTATAAACTCAAACTTATTTTCATcaattcaaggcaatattttaaGCAATCCAAATCCTCTATTATTTCATGAGAGCCTTAAATATGAGAGTGGTCAACCCCAATTCTTGGATTCCTCTCTAGAAAATTTCACTACAACAATTCCTTGTTTGGATAATACTAATTCACTTTCCAATGATTATTCTTATATTTCAAATTCTTCGGAAGTCCCGTCTGGGACATCTGATAAAATTGAAATGATACAAAGAAGATTAGCACAATCGTTCCTGTGCAATGATGACATGCAGAAATCGAGAAATAGTTCAAATAACTTTGAATTATGTCAAGCAAATGAATTGAATTCAAATGAAAATCAAGTTGAAGGAGTACTTGCAAGAGCTTCTACTCAAGGAAATTGCAACTttaatcaaaattttattcccaCATTTTCGGAATTAGATGATATTGCTGCATGGGAAATACCTCAGGATGATGAAGAAATTAATACCTTTTGGAAtactatttttcaatga